In a genomic window of Amblyomma americanum isolate KBUSLIRL-KWMA chromosome 4, ASM5285725v1, whole genome shotgun sequence:
- the LOC144130270 gene encoding uncharacterized protein LOC144130270: protein MTPAVPRSDKNDKGGSAAAKSARGSDSNVSLNSAAPSGTKERGGSGGTEKRRDSDRSESRLDVSGTSLRKDKDKAALTADAPTPRLCHIVRRPDFDGYGFTLLADNRRQLPTVIDVEEGSQAEAAGLRVKDRIVEVNGANMEGASHRDVVERIKSWPNETRLLVVDDSTAAWYKEHGVVIRGNLPNVIRTSSARIINARNENKGQAKAEEESTEPLVPKGTSKMADAPGIPSLSIERLSISNGVANATKAPRGKEEKPSKEPKPPAKTSKPPGAVGSTATASKPDGEPRRRQVDATTLEDNQPGSRRSTEATAQSSSERSARRGEASSSTRVSRSQVRWAPPSLNSPASPPYSSQGNDYE from the exons ATGACCCCTGCTGTGCCTCGCTCCGATAAG AATGATAAGGGCGGCTCCGCGGCAGCAAAGAGCGCCCGGGGCTCAGATTCTAATGTAAGCTTAAATTCGGCTGCCCCTTCGGGTACGAAGGAAAGGGGCGGCTCTGGCGGCACCGAAAAGCGCCGGGACTCAGATAGGTCAGAGTCGCGTCTGGACGTTTCGGGGACGTCGCTTCGGAAGGATAAGGACAAGGCGGCACTTACGGCGGACGCTCCCACACCTCGGCTCTGCCACATAGTAAGGCGGCCCGACTTCGACGGGTACGGCTTCACACTGTTGGCGGACAACCGGCGGCAGCTGCCCACCGTGATCGATGTCGAAGAGGGAAGCCAGGCTGAAGCCGCAGGTCTTCGAGTCAAGGACCGCATCGTCGAG GTGAACGGAGCTAACATGGAGGGCGCTAGCCATCGGGACGTCGTGGAACGCATCAAATCTTGGCCCAACGAGACGCGCCTCCTGGTGGTGGATGACAGCACCGCGGCCTGGTACAAAGAGCATGGCGTCGTCATCCGCGGAAACTTGCCGAACGTAATCCGAACCAGCAGCGCCAGAATTATCAACGCACGCAATGAGAACAAGGGACAAGCGAAGGCAGAAGAAGAGTCCACCGAACCTTTGGTTCCGAAG GGCACGTCGAAGATGGCGGACGCGCCGGGCATACCCTCCCTCTCCATTGAACGGCTTTCGATAAGCAATGGCGTCGCCAACGCCACCAAAGCACCGCGCGGTAAAGAGGAAAAGCCCAGCAAGGAGCCTAAGCCTCCCGCTAAGACATCCAAACCACCAGGCGCCGTAGGATCCACCGCCACTGCATCCAAGCCAGATGGGGAACCGCGTCGCAGGCAAGTCGACGCTACGACGCTTGAGGACAACCAGCCGGGGAGCCGGAGATCTACGGAAGCAACCGCGCAAAGTTCGAGCGAGCGATCGGCGCGTCGCGGCGAAGCATCCAGCAGTACCCGAGTGAGCAGATCCCAGGTACGCTGGGCGCCTCCTTCGCTGAACTCCCCGGCTTCGCCGCCCTACTCTTCGCAAGGAAACGACTACGAATGA